One region of Azoarcus sp. CIB genomic DNA includes:
- a CDS encoding branched-chain amino acid ABC transporter permease: MDIFLQLIVNGLLLGGAYAIISIGLTLIFGVVRVVNFAHGELLMIGMYAVFLASQQLGWHPYVSAIPVALMLFVTGAAIQRFVIQPLLKADPHIQIFATVGVSTALLNLGLLIFGADVRQISPGFGAESFQLGELSIVSGQLVTFLMSIALVGGLHVFLQRTYVGRAFRAVSQHRYAASLMGVNVDRMYVYAFGLGAACVGLAAALLSTQYPVFPTVGSYFTLTAFVVVVLGGMGSLYGALIGALLIGLVDSLAGYYISPDLKEVVYFVIFILILVVRPTGLLGLGRGSE; this comes from the coding sequence ATGGATATCTTCCTTCAATTGATCGTAAACGGCCTGTTGCTCGGTGGCGCCTACGCGATCATCAGCATCGGCCTGACCCTGATTTTCGGCGTGGTACGTGTCGTCAATTTTGCGCACGGCGAGCTGTTGATGATCGGGATGTACGCGGTGTTCCTGGCCTCGCAGCAACTCGGGTGGCATCCGTATGTTTCCGCAATTCCGGTTGCCCTGATGCTGTTCGTGACCGGCGCGGCGATTCAGCGTTTCGTCATTCAGCCGCTGCTCAAGGCGGATCCGCACATTCAGATCTTTGCGACCGTTGGCGTCTCGACGGCCCTGCTTAATCTGGGTCTGCTGATCTTCGGTGCGGACGTCAGGCAGATCTCGCCGGGGTTCGGTGCGGAGAGTTTTCAGTTGGGAGAGCTGAGTATCGTCAGCGGCCAGCTGGTGACCTTCCTGATGTCCATCGCACTGGTGGGCGGCCTGCACGTGTTCCTGCAGCGCACCTACGTCGGGCGGGCCTTCCGCGCCGTGTCGCAGCACCGCTATGCAGCCAGCCTGATGGGCGTGAATGTCGACCGGATGTACGTCTACGCATTCGGCCTCGGGGCCGCATGCGTTGGGCTCGCCGCGGCCCTGTTGTCGACGCAGTACCCGGTGTTCCCGACCGTTGGCAGCTATTTCACGCTGACGGCATTCGTCGTCGTCGTGCTCGGCGGCATGGGGAGCCTTTACGGCGCGCTGATCGGTGCGCTGCTGATCGGACTGGTCGACAGCCTTGCGGGTTACTACATCTCCCCCGACCTGAAAGAGGTCGTCTATTTCGTCATCTTCATCCTCATTCTCGTGGTTCGCCCGACCGGCCTGCTTGGCCTGGGGCGCGGATCGGAATAA
- a CDS encoding ABC transporter substrate-binding protein, translating into MRTFARKCLSLCAGFGMSLIAAGSVAAADLKVGALYPFSGGLALLGNESYRGLELAVEERNAAGGINGQKIALVKADAVDANQAVGEARRLTSVEGVAAIFGSYSSALAFAATQVTELAGVPYFELGAVSDSVTGRGYKYVFRSNPTAKNFAEGMVDAVTHVIAPALKVDPKSLKIAIIHEDSLYGTTISGFQKEKAARDGLNVVEILPYSAKTVDLSSLILRLKGAKADVVMQTSYQNDTILFFNQAKAAGFKPKAMIGAGGGYSMADTATALGETLNGAFNVDFTQYETREEGAPGLKSFVALYTKRYGAAPRSGHSLTNYVGAKAFLDVLATAGSTDKDKIRGAVMAYKKPAGSTASGWGFEFGEDGQNRQAKANLMQWQNGKLVTVFPKEVAVSEPVVGR; encoded by the coding sequence ATGAGAACATTTGCACGGAAGTGTCTGTCGCTGTGTGCCGGGTTCGGCATGTCGCTGATTGCGGCCGGTTCGGTTGCTGCCGCCGATCTCAAGGTCGGCGCGTTATACCCGTTCAGTGGCGGCCTGGCGCTCCTCGGCAATGAGAGCTACCGCGGTCTTGAACTGGCGGTCGAGGAGCGTAACGCCGCAGGCGGCATCAACGGGCAGAAGATCGCGCTGGTGAAGGCGGATGCCGTGGATGCGAACCAGGCGGTCGGGGAGGCGCGCCGGCTGACTTCGGTCGAAGGCGTCGCGGCGATCTTCGGCAGCTATTCTTCGGCGCTCGCTTTTGCCGCCACACAGGTCACCGAACTCGCCGGCGTGCCCTACTTTGAACTCGGTGCGGTCTCCGACTCCGTGACCGGACGCGGTTACAAGTACGTGTTCCGCAGCAACCCGACCGCGAAGAACTTCGCGGAGGGGATGGTGGATGCGGTGACGCACGTCATTGCGCCCGCCCTGAAGGTCGATCCGAAATCGCTGAAGATCGCGATCATCCATGAGGACAGCCTCTACGGCACGACCATTTCCGGATTCCAGAAGGAGAAGGCGGCGCGCGACGGGCTGAACGTCGTCGAGATCCTGCCGTATTCGGCGAAGACCGTCGATCTGTCTTCCCTGATCCTGCGCTTGAAGGGGGCGAAGGCCGACGTTGTCATGCAGACCTCCTACCAGAACGACACGATCCTGTTCTTCAATCAGGCCAAGGCGGCCGGCTTCAAGCCGAAGGCCATGATCGGCGCCGGTGGCGGCTACTCGATGGCGGATACCGCGACCGCCTTGGGCGAAACCCTCAACGGTGCGTTCAACGTCGACTTCACGCAGTATGAAACGCGTGAGGAAGGGGCGCCCGGACTGAAGAGTTTCGTCGCCTTGTACACCAAGCGCTACGGCGCCGCGCCGCGCTCGGGCCATAGCCTGACGAACTACGTTGGCGCGAAGGCCTTCCTGGATGTGCTGGCTACCGCAGGCTCGACCGACAAGGACAAGATCCGCGGGGCCGTCATGGCCTACAAGAAACCCGCTGGCTCAACGGCAAGCGGCTGGGGGTTCGAGTTCGGCGAGGACGGACAGAATCGCCAGGCCAAGGCCAACCTGATGCAGTGGCAGAACGGCAAGCTGGTCACGGTATTCCCGAAGGAAGTGGCTGTCAGCGAGCCGGTGGTCGGACGCTGA
- a CDS encoding LacI family DNA-binding transcriptional regulator: MPKQTRPATLEDVARLAGVSLGSASRALSIPEAVKAKTLTKVMTAVSQLGYVRNGAARALASRKTHTIAAIYPTLKNPMYANSVDSLQQTLSSVGYQLVIGSHEYSVEREINVVRAIVENSIDGIILVGADHDEEVFRLIRQRNLPYVLTWSVDESDYQHKVGFSNHVAAYEMAKRVLAKGHTRIALCGGPTIHNERARARIAGALAAIREAGLEVPPHWIIEAPFSLEGGSEVIAKLWQMADRPTALMCGTDLHAIGALHECRLRGIEVPQTLSVTGFDDIEFARIATPPLTTVRVPITEIGVHTAYKIVALIEDRPLGDEPLLLTQIVERESLAAPPPLQ, translated from the coding sequence ATGCCAAAACAGACCAGACCCGCCACCCTAGAAGATGTTGCACGTCTCGCAGGCGTATCGTTGGGCAGTGCGTCGCGCGCGCTGTCGATACCTGAAGCAGTGAAGGCGAAGACGCTGACCAAGGTCATGACCGCCGTGTCGCAGCTTGGCTACGTGCGGAATGGCGCCGCCAGGGCCCTCGCATCGCGCAAAACGCACACGATTGCTGCGATCTATCCGACGCTGAAGAATCCGATGTACGCCAACTCGGTCGACTCGCTGCAGCAGACCTTGTCCAGCGTGGGCTACCAACTGGTAATCGGCAGCCATGAATACAGCGTCGAGCGCGAGATCAATGTGGTGCGAGCCATTGTCGAGAACAGCATCGACGGCATCATCCTGGTCGGTGCGGACCACGATGAAGAAGTGTTCCGGCTGATCCGCCAACGCAATCTCCCCTACGTCCTGACGTGGTCGGTCGATGAGAGCGACTATCAGCACAAGGTCGGCTTCTCGAATCACGTTGCCGCGTACGAGATGGCGAAACGCGTCCTCGCGAAAGGCCACACGCGCATCGCGCTGTGTGGCGGGCCGACCATCCACAACGAGCGCGCCCGCGCTCGAATCGCGGGCGCACTCGCGGCGATCCGCGAAGCAGGACTGGAGGTGCCACCCCATTGGATCATCGAAGCCCCGTTCTCGCTCGAAGGCGGGAGTGAGGTAATTGCCAAGCTGTGGCAGATGGCTGACCGGCCAACGGCGCTGATGTGCGGCACCGACCTGCACGCCATTGGCGCACTTCACGAATGCAGGCTGCGGGGCATCGAGGTTCCGCAAACCCTGTCCGTGACCGGCTTCGACGACATCGAATTCGCCCGCATCGCGACGCCTCCCCTCACGACGGTGCGCGTCCCGATCACCGAGATCGGGGTGCACACTGCCTACAAGATCGTCGCGCTGATCGAGGATCGGCCGCTGGGTGACGAACCCCTGCTGTTAACGCAGATCGTCGAGCGCGAGAGCCTCGCCGCACCTCCCCCGCTACAGTAA
- a CDS encoding GMC family oxidoreductase N-terminal domain-containing protein, which produces MDQFDYIIVGGGTAGCILANRLTASGRFRVLMLEAGGEARSMWIPIPAGFSKLLTNRKFNWCFETEPEDNTLRRKIAVPRGKGLGGSTLINGMIYARGQPEDYDAWEQAGARGWGARDVEPYFRKLESYQDGDERRGHDGPMNLSRVDERFPIADAFLQAAREDGHALNEDYNAGRQDGFGYYQVAQHRGRRWSVVDGYLKPARRRGNLCIVTNAHVLRLNLDGRRCVGVTYRVGEREVTAQAKVEVIMAAGAVQTPQILELSGIGRPALLQSLGIPVLHPLAGVGENYIDHFATRMNWRVRNTVTLNEMARGWRLALAVAEYFTRRTGILTLGTGLVHGFVRTRPELPTPDVQYFFVHASYANAAERILDRAPGMTIGVTQLRPESVGSIHARSADPHAGPVIRPNFLASELDQQCMVRGMQIARRIVGQPALRKYIEHEMSPGSDVVTDADWLEFARANGQTIYHPIGTCRMGEDDDAVVDLRLRVRGLAGLRVVDASVMPKMVSGNTQAAVMMVAEKAADLILEDAGRG; this is translated from the coding sequence ATGGACCAATTTGACTACATCATCGTCGGCGGCGGGACTGCCGGCTGCATTCTGGCCAACCGTTTGACCGCATCGGGGCGCTTCCGCGTCTTGATGCTCGAAGCCGGTGGCGAGGCACGCAGCATGTGGATTCCCATCCCGGCCGGCTTCAGCAAGCTGCTGACCAATCGCAAATTCAACTGGTGTTTCGAGACCGAACCCGAGGACAACACGCTGCGCCGCAAGATCGCCGTGCCACGTGGCAAGGGCCTCGGCGGATCGACCCTGATCAACGGGATGATCTACGCCCGTGGTCAGCCCGAGGACTATGATGCATGGGAGCAAGCCGGGGCCCGTGGGTGGGGAGCGCGTGACGTCGAGCCGTATTTCAGGAAGCTCGAAAGCTACCAGGACGGCGACGAGCGGCGAGGCCATGACGGCCCGATGAATCTGTCACGCGTGGATGAGCGCTTTCCGATCGCCGATGCCTTCCTGCAGGCTGCGCGTGAAGACGGGCATGCCCTGAATGAGGATTACAACGCCGGCCGGCAGGACGGTTTTGGCTACTATCAGGTCGCCCAGCACCGTGGCCGTCGCTGGAGTGTCGTCGATGGCTACCTGAAGCCGGCACGCCGGCGTGGCAATCTGTGCATCGTGACCAATGCCCATGTGCTTCGCTTGAATCTTGACGGTCGGCGTTGTGTCGGTGTGACCTATCGTGTGGGTGAGCGGGAAGTCACGGCGCAGGCGAAGGTCGAGGTGATCATGGCTGCCGGTGCGGTGCAGACGCCGCAAATTCTCGAACTCTCCGGTATCGGCAGGCCTGCGTTGCTGCAATCACTGGGGATTCCGGTGCTGCACCCGCTCGCTGGCGTTGGCGAGAACTACATCGACCATTTCGCGACGCGAATGAACTGGCGCGTCAGGAATACCGTGACGCTGAACGAGATGGCGCGCGGATGGCGCCTTGCGCTGGCGGTGGCCGAGTATTTCACACGCCGTACGGGCATCCTGACGCTGGGGACCGGCCTCGTGCACGGTTTCGTGCGGACTCGGCCCGAGCTGCCGACGCCCGACGTGCAGTACTTCTTCGTGCATGCGAGTTACGCCAACGCGGCGGAACGGATCCTCGACCGGGCGCCCGGCATGACGATCGGCGTGACCCAATTGCGCCCTGAGTCCGTCGGCAGCATTCACGCCCGCTCGGCCGACCCTCACGCTGGCCCGGTGATCCGCCCGAACTTCCTCGCGTCCGAGCTCGACCAGCAGTGCATGGTGCGCGGCATGCAGATCGCACGACGGATCGTCGGTCAGCCGGCGCTGCGAAAGTACATCGAGCATGAGATGAGTCCCGGCAGCGACGTCGTCACCGATGCCGACTGGCTCGAGTTTGCGCGTGCGAACGGCCAGACGATCTATCACCCGATCGGCACCTGCCGCATGGGAGAGGACGACGACGCAGTGGTCGACCTGCGGCTCCGTGTGCGCGGGCTCGCCGGACTACGCGTCGTCGATGCCTCGGTGATGCCCAAAATGGTATCCGGGAACACCCAGGCGGCCGTGATGATGGTGGCGGAGAAGGCGGCGGACCTGATTCTGGAGGATGCCGGCCGCGGCTGA
- a CDS encoding FAD-binding oxidoreductase, protein MMEDFSIEALRRIVGERGVITDEADLAPFCTDWRGMFKGRARCAVLPRCTAEVAAVVRLCVAAGVPIVPHGGNTGLSGGATPDASGEQVILSLSRMSAIRSLDVIGETMEVEAGCILQVAQEAAADAGLLLPITLAAEGSARVGGILSTNAGGTNVLRYGMARGRVLGLEVVTADGSIVSGLRQLRKDNAGYDWKQLFIGTEGTLGIITAAVLQLAPKSRQRVTALLAVPSADDALAVLRLARQAIGETLNAFELMSGPALELVARHVGLTTPLAPAPWYVLLEASSSLPSLRDAVEEMLADVLERGAASDGVIAESEKQERELWHLRESITEAEAREGRSIKHDVSVPIALIPAFLRVADEAVMKAFPQARINAFGHAGDGNIHYNVIIPPDADSQALNCLVHDLVVAHGGSISAEHGIGQYRVDELHRCRSAPELELARRIKLALDPAGLMNPGKVLPQTIVTG, encoded by the coding sequence ATGATGGAAGACTTCTCGATTGAAGCATTGCGCCGCATCGTCGGCGAGCGTGGCGTCATCACCGACGAGGCCGATCTGGCGCCGTTCTGCACTGATTGGCGAGGCATGTTCAAGGGCAGGGCACGGTGTGCGGTGTTGCCGCGCTGCACGGCGGAGGTTGCGGCGGTGGTGCGACTGTGCGTGGCGGCCGGTGTGCCGATCGTTCCGCATGGCGGTAACACCGGTCTTTCGGGCGGGGCGACGCCTGACGCCAGCGGTGAGCAGGTGATCCTGTCACTGTCACGCATGTCGGCGATTCGCAGCCTTGACGTCATCGGCGAGACGATGGAAGTCGAAGCCGGTTGCATCCTGCAGGTCGCCCAGGAGGCGGCTGCCGACGCGGGTCTGCTGTTACCGATTACCCTTGCGGCCGAGGGTTCGGCACGCGTCGGCGGCATCCTGTCGACCAATGCCGGGGGCACCAATGTGTTGCGCTATGGCATGGCGCGCGGGCGGGTGCTCGGGCTGGAGGTGGTGACGGCCGACGGCTCGATCGTCAGCGGCTTGCGACAGTTGCGCAAGGACAATGCGGGGTACGACTGGAAGCAGCTGTTCATTGGTACCGAAGGCACGCTGGGCATCATTACCGCGGCGGTGCTGCAGCTTGCGCCGAAGTCGCGGCAGCGGGTGACGGCGCTGCTGGCCGTGCCGTCCGCGGACGATGCGCTGGCGGTCCTGCGTCTGGCACGTCAGGCGATCGGCGAGACGCTGAATGCGTTCGAGCTGATGTCAGGTCCCGCACTCGAGCTCGTTGCACGCCACGTCGGACTGACGACGCCCCTGGCCCCGGCCCCGTGGTATGTGTTGCTGGAGGCCAGTTCCTCGCTGCCGTCGCTCCGAGATGCAGTGGAGGAGATGTTGGCTGACGTGCTTGAGCGAGGCGCGGCGAGCGACGGAGTGATCGCCGAGTCCGAAAAACAAGAGCGTGAGCTATGGCACCTTCGCGAATCGATCACCGAGGCGGAAGCGCGCGAGGGGCGTTCGATCAAGCACGACGTGTCGGTTCCGATCGCCCTCATTCCGGCCTTTCTGCGAGTTGCCGACGAGGCCGTGATGAAAGCGTTTCCGCAGGCGCGCATCAACGCATTCGGCCACGCCGGTGACGGCAATATCCACTACAACGTGATCATTCCGCCTGACGCCGACAGTCAGGCCCTGAATTGCCTCGTCCATGACCTTGTCGTCGCCCATGGCGGAAGCATCTCAGCCGAACACGGAATCGGCCAGTACCGGGTCGATGAGTTACACCGCTGTCGGTCGGCTCCGGAGCTCGAGCTGGCCCGGCGCATCAAGCTTGCCCTCGACCCGGCCGGGTTGATGAATCCGGGCAAGGTGCTTCCTCAAACAATTGTCACCGGGTGA
- a CDS encoding shikimate dehydrogenase yields the protein MNEITGTTRICAILADPIHHVKTPQGINRLLQARGVDSVMVPIHVTAGELASVVAGLRGMNNLDGFVVTVPHKTAMVALCDEVSPAAARIGAVNVVRRSPDGHLIGEMLDGEGFIAGLRREGIDPEGRSAYLAGAGGAANAIAFALAKAGVARLTVANRTTAKAIDLVDRLAAAYPLLPLAVGTDDPSGHDIVVNGTSLGLRPGDALPCDAQRLEANQIVAEIIMQPADTPLLLAAKRQGCRIHYGAPMLACQIELMAAFMGIAEAVGA from the coding sequence ATGAACGAGATTACTGGAACGACGCGAATCTGCGCCATTCTTGCCGACCCGATCCATCACGTGAAAACCCCTCAGGGGATCAACCGTCTGCTGCAGGCGCGCGGGGTCGATAGCGTGATGGTGCCGATTCATGTTACCGCCGGGGAGCTTGCGTCGGTGGTGGCCGGCCTGCGGGGCATGAACAACCTGGACGGCTTCGTTGTGACCGTGCCGCACAAGACCGCGATGGTGGCGCTGTGCGACGAGGTGTCACCGGCTGCGGCGCGAATTGGCGCGGTCAACGTGGTACGGAGAAGTCCGGACGGTCACCTGATTGGCGAAATGCTCGACGGTGAAGGCTTCATCGCCGGGTTGCGGCGGGAGGGAATCGACCCCGAGGGACGCAGCGCGTATCTCGCCGGCGCCGGCGGGGCGGCCAACGCGATCGCGTTTGCGCTGGCGAAGGCCGGTGTGGCACGGCTGACCGTCGCCAACCGCACGACTGCAAAGGCCATCGACCTCGTCGACCGTCTCGCTGCGGCCTACCCGCTCCTGCCCCTTGCCGTCGGGACGGACGATCCGTCAGGTCATGACATCGTCGTCAATGGAACCTCGCTGGGGCTGCGCCCGGGGGATGCGTTGCCGTGCGACGCGCAACGCCTGGAAGCGAATCAGATCGTCGCGGAAATCATCATGCAGCCGGCCGACACGCCATTGCTGCTGGCCGCCAAACGGCAGGGCTGCCGCATTCACTACGGTGCGCCAATGCTCGCGTGCCAGATCGAGCTGATGGCTGCATTCATGGGGATAGCCGAGGCGGTGGGGGCATGA
- a CDS encoding aldehyde dehydrogenase family protein — protein MAEGLGLNAGASGEPCDSQDRRKERSVFKNFIGGEWVEGVAINRNINPSNLDDLVGEYARADEAQARHAIDAAFDAQQTWQRSTAEERADAMDRIGTELLARREELGRLLSREEGKTLPEGIGEVTRAGRVFKFFSGEALRLGGERLPAIRAGVDVDVHREPEGVIGIITPWNFPIAIPAWKIAPALAYGNSVVFKPADLVPGSAWALAEIIARAGNLPPGVFNLVMGAGSQVGNAMVKSPKVRAVTFTGSTGTGRRIGLDCMERGAKVQLEMGGKNPLVILDDADLDVAVSVAINGSFYSTGQRCTGSSRLIVEDGIHDRFIAAMVEKLSALKIDDALKPGTDIGPVVSQDQLDQDLSYIESARSDGGRVVFGGDLLQRATAGHYLAPALITDTENSMRINREEVFGPVASVIRVKDYEEAVAVANDTVFGLSSGICTTSLKHATDFKRRSTAGMVMVNLPTAGVDYHAPFGGRKGSSYGPREQGSYAREFYTSVKTTYTLA, from the coding sequence GTGGCTGAAGGCTTGGGCTTGAATGCTGGAGCCTCCGGAGAGCCATGTGATTCACAGGATCGACGAAAGGAGAGGTCGGTGTTCAAGAACTTTATCGGCGGCGAATGGGTGGAGGGTGTTGCGATCAACCGCAACATCAATCCCTCGAATCTGGACGACTTGGTTGGTGAATACGCGCGGGCAGACGAGGCGCAGGCGCGGCATGCGATCGATGCGGCATTCGACGCGCAGCAAACGTGGCAGCGCAGCACTGCGGAAGAGCGTGCCGATGCGATGGACCGTATCGGCACGGAGTTGCTGGCGCGGCGCGAGGAGCTTGGCCGACTGCTGTCGCGCGAGGAAGGAAAAACTTTGCCCGAGGGCATCGGAGAAGTGACGCGTGCGGGTCGAGTGTTCAAGTTCTTCTCGGGCGAGGCACTGCGCCTCGGCGGGGAGCGCTTGCCGGCAATCCGCGCGGGGGTGGACGTGGACGTCCACCGTGAGCCGGAAGGTGTCATCGGCATCATTACGCCGTGGAACTTCCCCATTGCGATCCCGGCATGGAAGATCGCGCCGGCCCTGGCTTATGGCAACTCGGTGGTGTTTAAACCCGCCGATCTGGTGCCTGGCAGCGCGTGGGCGCTGGCCGAGATCATCGCGCGTGCAGGCAATCTACCTCCCGGTGTGTTCAACCTGGTGATGGGAGCCGGCTCCCAAGTCGGGAACGCGATGGTGAAGTCGCCAAAGGTTCGCGCCGTGACCTTTACCGGGTCGACAGGCACGGGGCGACGTATCGGGTTGGACTGCATGGAGCGGGGAGCGAAAGTGCAACTCGAGATGGGCGGAAAGAATCCGCTGGTCATCCTCGACGATGCCGACCTCGATGTGGCGGTGTCGGTCGCGATCAACGGCTCGTTTTACTCGACCGGTCAGCGCTGCACGGGTTCGAGTCGCTTGATCGTCGAGGACGGCATCCACGACCGCTTCATCGCTGCGATGGTCGAGAAGCTGTCGGCGCTCAAGATTGATGACGCCTTGAAGCCCGGCACCGACATTGGGCCGGTCGTCTCGCAGGATCAGCTCGATCAGGATCTGTCCTACATCGAGAGCGCACGGTCTGACGGTGGGAGAGTGGTGTTCGGCGGCGATCTGCTGCAGCGCGCGACCGCTGGCCATTACCTGGCGCCGGCGCTGATCACCGATACGGAGAATTCGATGCGCATCAACCGCGAGGAGGTGTTCGGCCCCGTCGCGAGCGTCATCCGTGTCAAGGATTATGAAGAAGCCGTGGCGGTCGCCAACGACACCGTGTTTGGCCTGTCATCGGGCATCTGCACGACCTCGTTGAAGCATGCGACGGATTTCAAGCGGCGATCGACGGCGGGGATGGTGATGGTGAATTTGCCCACGGCCGGCGTCGACTACCACGCCCCGTTTGGCGGTCGCAAAGGTTCGAGCTACGGGCCGCGTGAGCAGGGCAGTTACGCACGCGAGTTCTATACCTCGGTGAAAACAACCTACACGCTGGCGTGA
- a CDS encoding pyridoxamine 5'-phosphate oxidase family protein — protein sequence MGSRDAYARGDQDVVEDPVLGPHEIAFIEARDSFYLGTVSETGWPYVQHRGGPTGFLKVLDPRTIGFADFSGNRQYVSAGNLAGDNRVSLFLMDYPHQTRLKILGRARVVDEDSEPELLARLDNPHYRAHVERGIVIRSRTSRPT from the coding sequence ATGGGAAGCCGCGATGCGTATGCCCGTGGCGATCAGGACGTCGTGGAAGACCCCGTGCTCGGACCGCACGAGATCGCCTTCATCGAAGCGCGCGACAGCTTCTACCTGGGGACGGTGAGCGAAACCGGATGGCCTTACGTCCAGCATCGCGGCGGGCCGACGGGTTTCCTCAAGGTGCTCGACCCGCGCACGATCGGGTTCGCCGACTTCAGCGGGAACCGGCAGTACGTCTCGGCGGGCAATCTGGCCGGCGACAATCGTGTCAGTCTGTTCCTGATGGACTATCCGCACCAGACGCGCCTGAAGATCCTGGGGCGGGCGCGGGTCGTCGACGAGGATAGCGAACCGGAATTGCTCGCACGCCTCGACAACCCGCATTACCGCGCACACGTCGAGCGCGGGATCGTGATCCGCAGTCGCACGAGCCGTCCGACATAG
- a CDS encoding FAD-dependent oxidoreductase translates to MQNTEKGTPTEIVLVGGGHSHVEVIRRFGLRPLPAARLTVICTDAQTPYSGMLPGYVAGHYEADDIHIDLPRLADWAGVRFVQDEVVGIDRQARTVRCASGLEMRYDYLSLNIGSAPRMGDVAAADSPAVPVKPIRNFRRRWLDLLQRVCTHREPSTTIAVVGAGAGGVELLLAMQHRLRREIRASGRQPDQLRFHLFTSSAQILPTHAARVRERFMSALAERGVMLHLGVKVGHVRGGHIETRNGVSVDADEIVWVTQAGGAPWLRDTGLALDPDGFVQVDDNLRTVSDERIFAAGDVASLVSRPLAKAGVFAVRQGPILAENLRRAALGQALLRYRPQRRWLALITTGERYAVASWGPLGVAGHWVWRWKDAIDRRFMARYRELPARRASA, encoded by the coding sequence ATGCAAAACACCGAGAAAGGCACGCCCACCGAAATCGTCCTCGTCGGGGGCGGGCACAGCCATGTCGAGGTGATCCGCCGCTTCGGACTGCGGCCCTTGCCGGCGGCGCGGCTCACGGTAATCTGCACGGATGCGCAAACGCCCTACTCCGGCATGCTTCCAGGCTATGTCGCGGGCCACTACGAAGCCGATGACATTCATATCGACCTGCCCCGCCTCGCCGACTGGGCAGGTGTCCGTTTCGTGCAGGACGAGGTCGTGGGCATCGACCGCCAAGCGCGCACCGTGCGCTGTGCGTCCGGGCTGGAAATGCGCTACGACTATCTCTCGCTCAACATCGGCTCCGCCCCGCGCATGGGTGACGTGGCAGCGGCCGATTCGCCGGCCGTGCCAGTGAAGCCGATCCGCAACTTTCGCAGGCGCTGGCTGGACTTGTTGCAGCGCGTATGCACGCACCGCGAGCCGAGCACGACGATCGCGGTGGTCGGCGCCGGTGCGGGCGGGGTCGAGCTGCTGCTGGCGATGCAGCACCGCCTGCGCAGGGAGATTCGCGCGAGCGGCCGTCAGCCCGATCAGCTGCGCTTCCACCTGTTCACCAGCAGCGCGCAGATCCTGCCGACGCACGCTGCGCGCGTCCGTGAGCGCTTCATGAGCGCGCTCGCCGAGCGCGGCGTCATGCTCCACCTCGGGGTCAAAGTCGGCCACGTACGCGGCGGGCACATCGAAACCCGCAATGGCGTGAGCGTCGATGCGGACGAGATCGTGTGGGTGACCCAGGCCGGGGGCGCGCCCTGGCTGCGCGATACCGGTCTGGCGCTCGATCCGGATGGCTTCGTCCAGGTCGATGACAACTTGCGCACCGTCTCCGACGAACGCATCTTCGCGGCTGGCGACGTTGCGAGCCTGGTAAGCCGGCCGCTCGCGAAGGCCGGCGTGTTCGCCGTCCGCCAGGGCCCGATCCTGGCGGAGAACCTGCGGCGTGCGGCCCTCGGTCAAGCGCTCCTGCGCTATCGCCCGCAGCGCCGCTGGCTGGCACTGATCACGACCGGGGAACGTTACGCGGTGGCCTCATGGGGGCCGCTCGGCGTCGCCGGCCACTGGGTGTGGCGGTGGAAGGACGCCATCGACCGGCGCTTCATGGCGCGGTATCGGGAATTGCCGGCACGGCGGGCGAGCGCCTGA